One genomic window of Geothermobacter hydrogeniphilus includes the following:
- a CDS encoding glycosyltransferase family 4 protein: protein MKIAQVSPLYESVPPLHYGGTERVVSYLTEELVRKGHEVTLFASADSVTSAELVPCAPAALRLGNCVDPLAPHLCMLEEVFRRIEAFDVVHFHIDYLHFPLLRRHRFNHLTTLHGRLDLPDLVPLYREYGDMPLVSISDAQRAPLPFANWVGTVHHGLPADLFRLEEKPGDYLAFLGRIAPEKRPDRAIEIAIKSGIPLKIAAKVDKVDREYFETRIKPLLDSPLIEFIGEIGDNEKQEFLGQARALLFPIDWPEPFGLVMIESIACGTPVIAYRHGSVPEVMDEGLTGYIVNDIDTAVARVLDISDLDRRCCRQGFENRFSIGKMAEAYLALYDRPRPIEWINRSRCTRTAGRRKRLTPNACQGR from the coding sequence ATGAAAATTGCTCAGGTATCACCTCTGTACGAAAGCGTTCCACCCCTCCACTACGGCGGCACCGAACGCGTGGTCTCCTATCTCACTGAAGAGCTGGTTCGCAAAGGTCATGAGGTGACCCTTTTCGCCAGTGCCGATTCCGTTACCTCGGCGGAACTTGTCCCCTGCGCTCCCGCGGCTCTGCGTCTTGGCAACTGCGTTGACCCGCTGGCCCCGCATCTCTGCATGCTGGAGGAGGTCTTCAGGCGGATAGAGGCGTTTGATGTGGTACATTTCCACATCGACTACCTCCATTTTCCACTGTTGCGCCGTCATCGCTTCAACCACCTTACAACCCTGCACGGACGCCTTGACCTCCCGGACCTGGTCCCTCTCTACCGGGAATATGGCGACATGCCGCTGGTCTCCATCTCGGATGCTCAGCGCGCGCCGCTCCCCTTTGCCAACTGGGTCGGCACCGTCCATCATGGGCTGCCGGCAGATTTGTTCCGGCTGGAAGAAAAACCGGGTGATTATCTGGCCTTTCTGGGCCGCATTGCGCCGGAAAAACGCCCTGATCGGGCCATCGAGATTGCCATAAAATCAGGCATTCCCCTGAAAATAGCCGCCAAGGTCGACAAGGTTGACCGGGAGTACTTTGAAACCCGTATCAAGCCGCTGCTCGACAGCCCGCTGATTGAATTTATCGGTGAAATAGGCGACAATGAAAAACAGGAGTTCCTCGGTCAGGCCCGCGCCCTGCTCTTTCCCATCGACTGGCCGGAACCCTTCGGACTGGTCATGATCGAGTCCATTGCCTGTGGCACACCTGTCATCGCTTACCGTCACGGGTCGGTTCCCGAAGTTATGGACGAAGGGCTGACCGGATACATCGTGAACGACATCGACACCGCGGTTGCCCGGGTTCTAGATATCTCCGACCTGGACCGCCGCTGCTGCCGACAGGGTTTTGAAAACCGGTTTTCCATCGGGAAGATGGCGGAAGCTTACCTTGCCCTTTACGATCGGCCGAGACCAATAGAATGGATCAACCGCAGCAGGTGTACGCGAACAGCTGGACGGCGGAAACGCCTGACTCCAAATGCTTGTCAGGGGCGGTGA
- a CDS encoding amylo-alpha-1,6-glucosidase, whose translation MDEIIQVKDRYYIKAASCLVDDRTRVLKQGETFAVFDCRGDIQPIGRGEQGLYHEGTRFLSHLEFLLGNQRPLLLSSTVNEHNELLVVDLTNPDLVLDDGTELPRGSLHIFRSKFLWQHRCFERIRISHFGSGHLTLRLLFRFSNDFRDIFEVRGLRREKRGRPLKERIDQGTVCLPYAGLDGVQRRTMIRFMPDPVALSGDAAELLLSIAPGEERNIYLTFCCLIGPEPSVSGRYDDEFGASLTRLEAYRAQHCEVKTSKGHFNEWIDRSLDDLHMLFTDMPQGIYPYAGVPWYSTAFGRDGLITALQTLWINPAIARGVLGFLAANQAGEHCPKTDAEPGKILHETRLGEMAALKEIPFGRYYGSVDSTPLFLMLAGAYFRRTGDRVFLEQLWPHILRALDWIDRHGDRDGDGYVEYQRQSENGLDQQGWKDSWDSVFHADGSPARGPIALCEVQGYVYAARRHVVELAEIMGDAKLAGRQREKAERLRTNFQRDFWCEDLSCYALALDGDKRPCRVASSNAGQCLFTGIAAPEHAGRMADLFLSPAFFSGWGVRTLAEGTAHYNPMAYHNGSVWPHDNALLALGLARYGRTRQAMQLFEGLYHLAMRVELSRLPELFCGFRRLPGQGPVLYPQACSPQAWAAGAVFQLLQASLGLSIDALQREIRFRHPILPSFFDEMTFRNLRVAEADIDLHLIRYGDDVGITVQRREGDIGVVVEK comes from the coding sequence ATGGATGAAATCATTCAAGTTAAGGATCGGTATTACATCAAGGCGGCTTCGTGCCTGGTTGATGATCGCACCAGGGTTCTGAAACAGGGGGAGACCTTTGCGGTCTTTGACTGCCGCGGCGATATTCAGCCCATCGGCCGGGGCGAGCAGGGGCTGTATCATGAAGGGACCCGCTTTCTGTCACACCTTGAATTTTTGCTCGGGAACCAGCGTCCGCTGCTGCTGAGTTCAACCGTCAACGAGCACAACGAACTGCTGGTCGTCGATCTGACCAATCCCGACCTGGTTCTGGACGACGGGACGGAGCTCCCCCGCGGCAGCCTGCACATCTTTCGCTCGAAATTTCTCTGGCAGCATCGCTGTTTTGAGCGCATCCGAATCAGCCATTTTGGCTCCGGGCACCTGACCCTGAGGCTCCTTTTCCGATTCAGCAATGATTTCCGCGATATTTTCGAGGTGCGAGGACTGCGCCGGGAAAAACGCGGCCGCCCCTTAAAGGAACGAATTGACCAGGGAACGGTTTGCCTTCCCTATGCCGGTCTGGACGGTGTGCAGCGGCGGACGATGATCCGTTTTATGCCTGACCCGGTCGCCCTTTCCGGAGACGCGGCTGAGCTACTGCTCAGCATTGCCCCGGGTGAAGAGCGGAACATCTATCTGACCTTCTGTTGCCTGATAGGCCCGGAACCAAGCGTGAGTGGTCGTTACGATGATGAATTCGGCGCCTCCCTGACTAGGCTGGAAGCCTACCGGGCCCAGCACTGCGAGGTCAAAACCAGCAAAGGACATTTCAATGAATGGATAGACCGGTCCCTCGACGATCTGCACATGCTCTTTACCGATATGCCGCAGGGCATCTACCCCTACGCCGGCGTTCCCTGGTACAGTACCGCCTTCGGCCGCGACGGTCTCATCACCGCCCTGCAGACCCTCTGGATCAATCCGGCCATTGCTCGCGGTGTGCTCGGATTTCTGGCGGCCAACCAGGCCGGGGAGCATTGTCCGAAAACAGATGCCGAACCGGGAAAGATTCTTCATGAAACCCGGCTCGGCGAGATGGCCGCTCTGAAAGAGATTCCCTTCGGCCGTTACTACGGCAGCGTCGATTCGACCCCTCTCTTCCTGATGCTGGCCGGCGCCTATTTCAGGCGAACCGGTGACAGGGTCTTTCTTGAACAGCTTTGGCCACATATCCTGCGGGCCTTGGACTGGATCGACCGTCATGGTGATCGGGACGGAGACGGGTATGTCGAATATCAGCGGCAATCCGAAAACGGGCTGGACCAACAGGGCTGGAAGGACTCCTGGGATTCGGTGTTTCATGCCGACGGCAGTCCGGCACGAGGGCCCATTGCTCTGTGCGAAGTGCAGGGCTATGTCTACGCCGCCAGGCGACATGTTGTGGAACTGGCCGAAATCATGGGAGACGCTAAGCTGGCCGGCAGGCAGCGAGAAAAGGCGGAAAGGCTGCGTACCAATTTTCAACGAGACTTCTGGTGTGAGGATCTTTCCTGCTACGCCTTGGCGCTCGACGGAGATAAACGCCCCTGCCGGGTCGCCAGTTCCAATGCCGGCCAGTGCCTGTTTACCGGCATCGCCGCCCCCGAACACGCTGGACGCATGGCCGACCTTTTCCTTTCTCCAGCCTTCTTCTCCGGCTGGGGCGTCCGCACCTTGGCCGAAGGAACGGCCCACTACAATCCCATGGCCTACCACAATGGATCGGTCTGGCCTCACGATAACGCCCTGCTCGCCCTCGGGCTGGCGCGCTACGGCAGAACCCGGCAGGCCATGCAACTGTTCGAAGGCCTCTACCACCTGGCCATGCGGGTTGAACTGAGCCGCTTGCCGGAACTCTTCTGCGGATTCCGCCGTCTGCCCGGACAGGGGCCGGTTCTCTATCCGCAGGCCTGTTCGCCTCAGGCCTGGGCCGCGGGAGCGGTGTTCCAGCTTCTGCAGGCTTCCCTGGGGCTGAGCATCGACGCCTTACAGCGTGAAATACGCTTCCGGCACCCCATCCTTCCATCCTTTTTTGACGAGATGACTTTCCGCAACCTCAGGGTCGCGGAGGCGGACATTGACCTGCATCTGATCCGCTATGGGGATGATGTTGGCATAACCGTCCAGCGCCGCGAAGGAGACATAGGGGTTGTCGTCGAGAAATAG
- a CDS encoding NADH:flavin oxidoreductase, translated as MNPSRQLFQPASLNRLRLRNRLVRSATWEGMCDPRGIPGEELIDRYRQLAAGGIGLIITGFAYVAQEGKLLPGALSLQDDASARAIRQLVEVVHAEGGKVCAQLGHAGGQTRRDICGTNPLAPSALQLDQYPQQPREMTAADIERVVDAFAAAAERACRVGFDAIQLHAAHGYLINQFLSPLCNRRTDSYGGELRNRMRFLLQVCGAVRETIGPHRPLLAKLNLSDNLPGGLTAEDAIQVARALDEAGIDGIEVSSGTPASGEQTPIRRRGTDDPPLPCYNLELAERLRPQVRCPLLLVGGMRRRKDAEAVLQAGSADFISLCRPFICEPALARQWQFGSNDAASRCVSCSGCFKTAFRGNLRCVQPLRRSAS; from the coding sequence ATGAACCCTTCCCGCCAACTGTTTCAACCCGCCAGTCTCAACCGCCTGCGGCTGCGCAACCGCCTGGTGCGCTCGGCGACCTGGGAGGGGATGTGTGACCCGCGCGGGATCCCCGGGGAAGAGTTGATCGACCGCTACCGGCAGCTGGCAGCCGGCGGGATCGGCCTGATCATCACCGGCTTCGCCTACGTGGCGCAGGAAGGGAAGCTGCTGCCCGGCGCATTGAGCCTGCAGGATGACGCGTCCGCGCGGGCGATCCGCCAACTGGTCGAGGTGGTCCACGCCGAGGGCGGAAAAGTCTGCGCCCAGCTCGGCCATGCCGGCGGCCAGACCCGCCGTGATATCTGCGGCACCAACCCGCTTGCCCCATCGGCGCTGCAACTGGACCAGTACCCGCAGCAGCCGCGGGAAATGACTGCGGCCGATATCGAACGCGTCGTCGACGCCTTCGCCGCCGCCGCCGAGCGGGCCTGCCGCGTCGGCTTTGATGCCATTCAGCTGCATGCTGCCCACGGCTACCTGATCAACCAGTTTCTCTCGCCGCTCTGCAACCGGCGAACCGACAGCTATGGCGGCGAGCTGCGGAACCGCATGCGGTTCCTGCTCCAGGTCTGCGGCGCGGTACGGGAAACAATCGGCCCGCACCGACCGCTGCTGGCCAAACTGAACCTCAGCGACAACCTGCCGGGGGGATTGACCGCGGAAGATGCCATCCAGGTTGCCCGGGCACTTGACGAGGCCGGCATCGACGGCATCGAGGTCAGCAGCGGCACCCCCGCCTCGGGAGAACAAACCCCGATCCGGCGGCGCGGGACCGACGATCCCCCGCTCCCCTGCTACAACCTGGAGCTGGCGGAAAGACTGCGGCCGCAGGTCCGTTGTCCGCTGCTGCTGGTCGGCGGCATGCGTCGTCGCAAAGACGCTGAAGCGGTGCTGCAGGCCGGCAGCGCCGATTTCATCTCCCTCTGCCGCCCGTTTATCTGTGAACCGGCCCTGGCGCGGCAATGGCAATTCGGCAGCAACGACGCCGCCTCCCGCTGCGTCTCCTGCAGCGGCTGCTTCAAGACCGCCTTCCGCGGCAACCTGCGCTGCGTGCAGCCGCTTCGCCGCAGCGCCTCCTGA